The genomic window CTGCTGGCCCGCGCCGCCGGGGCGTCGACCGAGCCGTTGTGGCTGGGCCATGAGGCCTGGCGCTGGATGTTCTGGATGCAGGCGCTGCCGTCGGGGCTGTTCCTGCTGTTGTTGCTGCTGATTCCGGAAAGCCCGCGTTTCCTGGTGCTGAAGGGGCGGCAGGCGCAGGCCAGGGTGGTGCTGGCGCGGTTGTACGGCGGCAGCGCGGCGGTGGCCAAGCAGTCGGAGATCGAGGCCAGTCTTGCCCGTGACCAGCACAAGCCACGTTTCGGCGACCTGCGTGACAGGGCCACCGGCAAGCTGCGTCCGCTCCTGTGGGTGGGCATCGGCCTGGCCATGTTCCAGCAGCTGGTCGGCATCAACGTGGTGTTCTACTACGGCGCGGTGCTGTGGCAGGCGGTGGGCTTCTCGGAGGGCGACGCGCTGCTGATCAACGTGCTGTCCGGAGGGCTGAGCATCGGTGCCTGCCTGCTGACCGTGCTGCTGATCGATCGTATCGGTCGCAAGCCGCTGCTGTGGGTCGGCTCGGTCGGCATGTCGGTGGCGCTGGTGCTGATGGTGGTGGCCTTCGCCAGTGGCAGTCTGGCCGACGGGCGCCTGCAGTTGTCCGACGGCATGGGGCGGCTGGCGCTGATCGCCGCCAACGTCTATGTGGTGTTCTTCAACATGTCCTGGGGCCCGGTGATGTGGGTGATGCTGGGCGAGATGTTCCCCAACCAGATCCGCGGGCCGGCGCTGGCCGTGACCGGGGCGGCGCAGTGGACCTCGAACTTCGCGATCACGGTGACCTTCCCGATGCTGCTGGCCGGCATCGGCCTGGCCGGGGCCTACGGCATCTATACGGTCGCGGCGATCCTCTCGATCTTCTTCGTGGTGCGCTACGTACGCGAGACCAAGGGCAAGGAGCTGGAGCAGATGGAAGGCTGACAAATCTCGGCTTCGGATACGTTCCGCCTGGCGCCTCCGTGTCATCGAGGGCGAAGGCGGGGCAGCCCAATCCGGGACACGCCGTAAACCCTTCCATGGGGACTCGATGGCGCCATCCATGGCGCCAACGGTCCCGGCTTGAGCTGCCCCGCCTTCGCACCAGGCATTGCGGTTCCGGCGGATTTTCCGAAGCGCGCCGTCCGGCGGTTGCCACCGCCTTCGCGGGAAACTGTCAGGAGGGGGCGGGCCACCCTTGCCTGGACCGTTGGCGCCATGGATGGCGCCATCGAGCACCATGGATGGGCTTTTGCGTGTCCAGGCAAGGGTGGCCCGCCCCCTCTCACGCAGGAGCAGGGAGGCGCCAGAGCGACCAACCCGACCGCAGCCACCGGCAAACCCGGAAAACAGAAAAGCCCGCACAAAGGCGGGCTTTTTCGGTTCCTGCTGCGGCGACTGGCGCTCCCTAGGGGACTCGAACCCCTGTTTTAGCCTTGAGAGGGCCACGTCCTAACCACTAGACGAAGGGAGCGTAACGGTGTCGCTGCCGAGGCAGGAGCGCTAGTATATGCACCTCGATGCCATTGGGCAATCCCGAAACTTCAACCGGAAGCGCCAACATCATTTCCCCTGCTACATCACCGTTCAGCCTGCGCGTCATCCCGCGCGACCAGCACACGATCTCCCGCAAGGACATCAGCCCGAACGCCCTGCGCGTGCTTTATCGCCTGCGCGATGCCGGCTTCGGCGCCTACCTTGTCGGCGGCGCGGTGCGTGACCTGCTGGTCAATGGCCAACCCAAGGATTTCGACGTGGCCACCGACGCCACGCCCGAACAGGTCAAGCAGCTGTTCCGCAACTGCCGCCTGATCGGCCGCCGCTTCCGCCTGGCCCATGTGGTGTTCGGCCGCGAGATCATCGAAGTCGCCACCTTCCGTGCCAACAGCGATGACGGCAGCGGCGACCGCGAGATGGAAAACGGCATGCTCGTGCGCGACAACGTGTACGGCACCATCGAAGACGATGCCGTCCGTCGCGACTTCACCTGCAATGCGCTGTACTACGCCATCGAGGATTTCTCGGTGCGCGATTACACCGGCGGCTTCGAAGACGTGCAGGCGCGCCTGATGAAACTCATCGGCGATCCGGTGCAGCGCTACCAGGAAGACCCGGTGCGCATGCTGCGTGCGGTGCGCCTGGCGGCCAAGCTCGGCTTCCAGATCGAAGAGGGCACCGCCGCACCGATCCCGCAGCTGGCCGGCCTGCTCAATGAAGCGGCGCCTGCCCGCCTGTTCGAGGAAGTGCTGAAGCTGTTCCTGTCCGGGCATGGCGTGGCCAGCTTTGAAGGCCTGGAACGCTATGGCCTGCTCGACGTGCTGTTCCCGGAAAGCGCCAAGGCGCTCAGGTCGAACCGCACCGGCGCGCTGCGCCGCATGCTGGTCGAAGGCCTGGCCAATACCGATGCACGCGTGGCCAACGACGAGCCGGTCTCGCCGGCGTTCCTGTTCGCATTGCTGCTGTGGCCGGCGTTCTGCCGTGCGCAGGCCTCGCTGCTGAAGCAGGGGGTTGCACCGGAGGAGGCGCAGCGCCGCGCCGCCGACCGCGTCACCGTGCAGCAGTTGAGCACCATCGCGCTGCCGCGCCGTTTCTCCTTGCCCATGCAGGAAATCTGGCTGCTGCAGTCGCGCTTCGGTTCGCGCCAGCGCAAGCGCGTGTTCCGCACGCTCACCCACCCGCGCTTCCGTGCGGCGTTCGATTTCCTGGCGCTGCGTCAGGTCGCTTCTGCCGAGCACGAAGCCGACGTCGCGTTCTGGCGCGAGGCGCAGGCCCAGTCCGGGCACGAACTGGAATCGTCGCTGGATGCCATGCACCACGAGGACGGGGACGAAGAGGGTGGGGCACCGCGCAAGCGTCGCCGCCGTCGTCGTCGCCCCGGCGGGGCGGCCAGCGCCGCCGAGTAGGTCATGACCCGTGCCTGGATCGGGCTCGGCGCCAATCTTGGCGACGCAGCCAGTACCGTCCGCGCGGCCATCGCCGCGCTGGACGCATTGCCCGCGACACGGCTGCTGCAGGCCTCGCGCCTGTATGCAACGCCGGCCTGGGGCAATGAGGACCAGCCGCCGTTCGTCAACGCAGTGGCGGCGGTGGACACCGCACTGCCTGCGCTCGAACTGCTGCAGGCAATGCTGGCGCTGGAGCAGCGCTTCGGCCGCGTGCGTGACCCGGCGGTGCAGTGGGGGCCGCGCGCGCTCGACCTGGACCTGCTGCTGTTCGGCGAGCAGGTGCTGGATCTGCCGGAGCTGAAGGTGCCGCACCCGTACCTGCACCAGCGCGCGTTCGTGCTGGTGCCATTGGCCGAAATCGCCGCGGATCTGGCCATTCCCGGCCATGGCCGCGTGCGGGATGCAGTGATGCGGGTGGATGCCTGCGGGATCGCGCCGATAGGGTGATAATGCCCGGGTTATCTCCCCCGGTTATCAGCACATGAGCACCCACGCAGACAGCAAGCCCTGGACCGTTCCCGCCCTGGCCGAAGCCAAGCGCAATGGCCAGAAGCTGGTCATGTTGACCGCCTACGACGCTGGCTTTGCCCGCACTTTCGATGCCAACGGCGTCGACCTGATCCTGATCGGCGATTCGCTGGGCATGGTGGTGCAGGGACATGATTCGACCCTGCCGGTGACCGTCGCCGACATGGTCTACCACACCCGTGCCGTGGCCCGCGTGCTGCAGCGCGCGCTGCTGGTGGCCGACCTGCCGTTCGGTGCCGACGCCACCCCGGAGCGTGCGCTGGATGCCTCGCTGCAGCTGCTGCAGGCCGGTGCCGAGATGGTCAAGATCGAAGGTGCCGGCTTCAAGGTCGACATCATCCGTTACCTGGTCGAGCGCGAGATTCCGGTCTGCGCGCACCTGGGCCTGACCCCGCAGTCGGTGCTGCGCCTGGGCGGCTTCAAGATCCAGGGCCGCGGCGATGCGGCGCGCCAGCTGGTGGACGATGCCAGGGCCGTGGCCGCTGCCGGCGCCAGCATCATGGTGCTCGAGTGCGTGCCGACCCCGGTCGCCGCCGAAGTCACCGCCGCAGTGGATGTTCCCACCATCGGTATCGGTGCCGGCCCGCAGTGCGACGGACAGGTGCTGGTGCTGCATGATTTCCTTGGCCTGGACAGCGGCCATCGGCGTCCGAAGTTCGTCAAGGACTTCCTTGCCGAAGGCGGTTCGGTGGCCGGTGCCACCCGTGCCTATGCCGACGCCGTGCGCGACGGCAGCTTCCCCGACGAACAACACGCGTACGCCCAATGATCCAGACCTTCAACGAACTCGGCGCGCTGCGCGGGCAGATCGCCCAATGGAAGCGCGAAGGCCTGCGCGTGGCGCTGGTGCCGACCATGGGCAACCTGCACGGCGGCCACCACGCGCTGGTGACCCTGGCACGGCAGTACGCCGACAGGGTGGTGGCGAGCATCTTCGTCAATCCGACCCAGTTCGGGCCGAACGAGGATTTCAGCCGTTATCCGCGCACGCCCGAGGCCGACGTGGCCGGGCTGGCCCAGGTCGGCTGCGATGCGGTGTGGCTGCCCAGCGTGGAGGCGATGTACCCACTTGGCGTGGACAGGACCACGCGCATGCACGCGCCGGGCGTCAGTGAAGTGCTGGAGGGCGCCAGCCGCCCGGGTCACTTCGATGGCGTGTGCACGGTGGTCGCGCGCCTGTTCCTGCAGGTGCAGCCGGATGTGGCGGTGTTCGGGCGCAAGGATTACCAGCAGCTGGCCGTCATCAAGCAGATGGTGGCCGAGCTGTCGTTCCCGATCCAGATCGTCGGTGCGGAGATCGTGCGCGACGAAGACGGCCTGGCCAAGAGTTCGCGCAACCAGTACCTGAGCGCCGAACAACGCCCGGTCGCGACCAGCATCCACCGTACCCTGCTGGGCATGCGCGAAGGGTACGTGGCCGGGCAGGCACGCGCGCAGATCGAGGCTGACGCCACGGCCGCGCTGCAGGCCGCCGGCTTCCAGGTCGATTACGCGGTGCTGCGCACCCCGGAGCTGGCCGAGCCGACCTTCGATGGCGGTGGCCGCGTGGCGCTGATTGCCGCGCGCCTGGGCACCACCCGGCTGATCGACAACCTGGAATTCTGAGTTCCGGTCGATGCGTGGCGCCGGGCCTGGCCCGGCGCTACCTGAACGGGGTGCCCGGCGTGATGCCCCGCGCCGCGCGGGTGCTAGAATCCGCTCTTTCCTTTGCCGTTGCAGCGCCCCCATGCACCTGTCCCTGCTCAAGACCAAGATCCACCGCGCCACCGTCACCCATTCGGAGCTGAACTACGAAGGCTCGATCGCCATCGATGACAACCTGCTGGCTGCCACCGGCATCCGCGAGTTCGAGCAGGTGCACATCTGGGACGTGACCAACGGTGCGCGCTTCTCGACCTACGCCATCCGCGCCGAAGCCGGCAGCGGCGTTGTCTCGCTCAACGGTGGTGCCGCGCGCCACGTGCAGGTGGGTGACATCATCATCATCGCCGCGTTCGCCAGCATGACCGAGCAGGAAGCCGACAGCTTCAAGCCGAAGCTGGTGTACGTGGATGGCAACAACCAGATCTCCCACACCAACGACACGATCCCGACCCAGGCCGCATGACAACGAACAACGGATTCGACTCGCTGCATTCCCACGCCCAGCGCCTGAAGGGCGCAAGCATTCCCAGCCTGCTCGCCGCCGAACCCGGCCGCGTCCAGGAGCTGGCGCTGCGGGTCGGTCCGTTGTATGTCAATTTCGCCCGGCAGAAGTACGACGCCGCGGCGCTGCAGGCGCTGCTGGCGCTGGCTGCCGAGCGTGATGTCGGCGGTGCCATCGCCCGCCTGTTCCGTGGCGAACAGGTCAACCTGACCGAAGGCCGCGCGGCGCTGCATACCGCGCTGCGTGGCGATGGGGTCGATGCGCCGGTGGCGGCCGAGGCCTATGCCACCGCGCGCGACGTCCGCCAGCGCATGGGCGTGCTGGTACGTACGCTGGAAGAGAGCGGCGTCACCGACGTGGTCAGCGTTGGCATCGGCGGTTCCGATCTCGGTCCGCGCCTGGTCGCCGATGCACTGCGCCCGGTCAGCGGTGCGCGCCTGCGCGTGCATTTCGTGTCGAACGTGGACGGCGCCGCCATGCAGCGCACGCTGGCCACGCTGGATCCGGCGAAGACGGCCGGCATCCTGATCTCCAAGACCTTCGGCACGCAGGAAACCCTGCTCAACGGCCAGATCCTGCACGACTGGCTGGGCGGCAGCGAGCGCCTGTACGCGGTCAGCGCCAATCCGGAGCGTGCCGCCAAGGCCTTCGCCATCGCCGCCGAGCGCGTGCTGCCGATGTGGGACTGGGTCGGTGGCCGCTATTCGCTGTGGTCGGCGGTCGGTTTCCCGATCGCACTGGCGATCGGCTTCGAGCGTTTCGAACAGCTGCTGGAAGGCGCCGCGCAGATGGACGCGCACGCGCTGGACGCGCCGCTGGAGCGCAACCTGCCGGTGCTGCACGGGCTGACCGATATCTGGAACCGCAACCTGCTGGGCTGCGCCACGCACGCGGTGATGACCTACGACCAGCGCCTGGCGCTGCTGCCGGCCTACCTGCAGCAGCTGGTGATGGAAAGCCTGGGCAAGCGCGTGCAGCGCGATGGCCAGCCGGTCAGCACCGACACCGTGCCGGTGTGGTGGGGCGGGGCGGGTACCGACGTGCAGCACAGCTTCTTCCAGGCACTGCACCAGGGCACCAGCATCATTCCGGCCGATTTCATCGGCTGCGTGCACAACGATGATCCATACACGGTCAATCACCAGGCGCTGCTGGCCAACCTGCTGGCGCAGACCGAGGCACTGGCCAACGGCCAGTCCAGCGACGATCCGCACCGTGATTACCCGGGTGGCCGCCCGAGCACGCTGATCCTGCTCGACGCGCTGACGCCGCAGGCACTGGGCGCGCTGATCGCCATGTACGAGCACGCCGTGTACGTGCAGTCGGTGATCTGGAACATCAACGCCTTCGACCAGTTCGGCGTGGAGCTGGGCAAGCAGCTGGCCAGTGGCCTGCTGCCGGCGCTGCAGGGCGAGGACGTGGCGATTGCCGATCCGATGACCCGCGAGATCCTGGCGCAGCTGAAGGGCTGAGCCTCAACAATCCGGTAGCGCCGGGCCATGCCCGGCGAACGCAATGACCGCCTGGTAGCGCCGGGCCATGCCCGGCGAACGCAATGACCGCCGGTAGCGCCGGGCCATGCCCGGCGAACGCAATGACCGCCTGGTAGCGCCGGGCCATGCCCGGCGAACCCGGCGAACCCGGCGAACCCGGCGCCGCATCAACGGCTCGGATCGCGCTCCGGGCTCGGCCGCTTGGCCAGCTTGCGCTGCAGCGAGCGGCGGTGCATGCCCAGCAGGCGCGCGGCCGCCGATACATTGCCGCCGGTCTCGTGCATCGCCTGCTGGATGTGTTCCCACTGCAGGCGGCTGATCGGCGTCATCGCATCGGGCACTTCCATCTCGCCATCGTCGGCCGGGCCATCGTCTTCCTTGCCGAGGGCGCGCAGGATCATCGGCACCGTGGCCGGCTTGGGCAGGTAGTCGTCGGCACCGAGCTTGATCGCCTCCACGGCGGTGGCGATGCTGGCGTAGCCGGTCACCAGCAGGATCCGCATGTCCGCGCGCAGGGCGCGCAGCGGCTGGATCAGGGCCAGGCCGGAATCGCTGCCCAGCTTCAGGTCGATCAGTGCGAACGCCGGCGGATGCTGGCGGGCCAGCGCCAGCGCGCTGGCGGCATCCTGTGCGGTCTGTGTCTCAAGCCCCTTGCGGGCCAGGCTGCGTTGCAGGGTGCGCAGGTACAGCTCGTCGTCGTCGACCAGCAGGCCCAGGGTGGAGTGGTGAAGGCTCATGGGGTGTCCTCGCGTGGGGCCAGCGGCAGGCGGAAGCCGACGCGACTGCCGGCCCCCTGGGCCGGGCGCATCCACATCTCGCCGTCGAGGCGTTCGATGGTGGCATGGGACAGGGCCAGGCCGACGCCCATGCCCTCGCTCTTGCTGCTGCCGAACAGCTTGCCCGGCAGTACCGCCGCACGGGCGTCGAAGCCATGGCCGTAGTCGCGGACCTCGCCGATCAGGTCGTCGCCTTCGATGCGCAGTTCCAGGTCCACGCGCGGCCGGCCGGCCTGTTCGCCGGCATCGGCGGCATTGTTGAGCAGGACCATCAGCAGATGGCCTACGCCCGGGTCCAGCGGCAAGCGCAGGGGGGCATCGTCGTTGCGATGCAGATCGATGGTCGGCCGCACCAGGCGCCACTGCTCCAGCACCTGCTGGGCGCTGGAGTGGCTGCGCCCCGGGGCATCGGCCGAGGCCGGTGCGGCCAGCGCCAGCACGCGTTCACGGCACTGCACCAGCAGTTCGCGCAGGGTGTCCATGTCCTCGCGCACTTCCGGCTCCTCGCTGCGCTCGGCGACATCGTCGGCCAGCAGGGTCATGGTCGCCAGCGGTGTGTTCAGTTCATGCGCGACCGAGGCGGCGTGGGTGGCCAGGGCGACGATGCCCTCGTTGCGGGCGAAGCGTTCGCGCAGCGCCGACAGCTCCAGTTCGCGCTGGCGCAGGGCCAGCGCCAGGTGCGTCGAGAATGCCAGCACCACCGTTGCGGAAATCAGGAAGTTGGCCACCACGCCCCAGCGGTTGAGGTCGTGCGCGCGGAAGTAGCCATCCGGCAGCGGTTGGCCGAACAGGCCGCTGGCGGCGTAGCCGAGCAGGCAGGCCAGCGCCACCGCCAGCGCCCAGCGCAGGGGCAGGGCGAATGCGGCCAGGGCGATCAGGATCAGGAACAGCGAACTGAACGGGTTGGCCATGCCACCGCTCCAGCCGACCATCCAGGTCAGGATGATCACGTCGACCAGGATGTGGCCGAACGCGGTCAGCGGCGCGGTATCGGCCGCTTCCGGGCGCAGCTGGGTGTACACGTTGAACAGTGCCAGCACGGCCACGCCGGCCCACAACGGCAGCTGCGGCAGCGGCAGGCCCAGCACCCAGGTGGCCACCAGGATGGTGGCGGCCTGTCCGCCCACGGCAAGCCAGCGCAGGCTGCACAGGGTTCGGAGGAACGGGGCGTCGGGACCGGTCATTCACGCCCATCGTATGCGTTCACGGGCGCGCGTGCCTGCGACAATAGGCCGCAGCCGTGCCGCCGGCTGAATGCGAGTCACCCGGAATGCGGGGGCGGGCGGTAGAATGCGCCCATGCACGACGCCGTCACCCGCCCGACTCCGCCCTCTGATGCCACCTCCTGGCCCCGCCGCCAGACCCATGCCGTGCAGATCGGCGGGGTCACCGTCGGCGGAGGCAAGCCGGTCGTGGTGCAGTCGATGACCAATACCGATACCTCGGACGTCGCCTCCAGCGTGAAGCAGGTGGCCGAGCTGTGGCGTGCCGGTTCGGAAATGGTGCGGCTGACCGTCAACACCGTCGAAGCCGCTGCGGCGATCCCGCGCATCGTCGACAAGCTGGCGATGATGGGCATCGAGGTGCCGTTGATCGGCGACTTCCACTACAACGGCCACCAGCTGCTCACCGCGGAGCCGGCGTGTGCCGAAGCGCTGGCCAAGTACCGCATCAATCCGGGCAACGTCGGCTTCGGCAAGAAGAAGGACCTGCAGTTCGCCCAGTTGATCGAATTCGCCATCCGCTACAACAAGCCGGTGCGCATCGGCGCCAACTGGGGATCGCTGGACCAGGCCCTGGCGGCAAGGCTGATGGACGAGAACAACCATCGCGAACAGCCGTGGGACGCCGGCCGCGTATTGCGCGAGGCGCTGATCCGCTCGGCGCTGGACTCGGCCGAGCAGGCCGTGGAGCTGGGCCTGCCGCGCGATCGCATCGTGCTGTCGGCCAAGGTCAGCGGCGTGCAGGAACTGATCGCGGTCTACCGCGACCTGGCGCAGCGTTCGGATTTCGCACTGCATCTGGGCCTGACCGAGGCCGGCATCGGCAGCAAGGGCATCGTGGCCTCGGCTGCGGCGCTGAGCGTGCTGCTGCAGGAAGGCATCGGCGATACCATCCGCATCTCGCTGACCCCGGAACCGGGCCAGTCGCGCACGCAGGAAGTGATCGTTGCCCAGGAGCTGCTGCAGACCACCGGCCAGCGCGCGTTCACGCCGCTGGTGACCGCCTGCCCGGGCTGTGGCCGCACCACCTCGGAGTTCTTCCAGGAGCTGGCCAAGGTCGTGCAGAACCACGTGCGCGAGAAGATGCCGCTGTGGAAGATCCAGCACCCGGGCGCGGAGAACATGACCCTGGCGGTGATGGGCTGCGTGGTCAACGGGCCGGGTGAGTCGCGCCATGCCAACATCGGCATCTCGCTGCCAGGTACCGGCGAGGCGCCGTCAGCGCCGGTGTTCGTCGATGGCGAGAAGAAGGTGACCCTGCGTGGCGAGAACATCGCCCAGGAATTCGTTGCCCTGATCGACGATTACGTCGAACGTACCTATGTCCGAAGCGCCGGATAAGCCGACGATCCTGGCCGCGCCGGAGCCGGCCTCCGGGTTCCGCCACTGGATGGCGCACAACGCCTGGCGACTGTTGCTGCTGTTCGCCGGCGTGCTGGTGCCGCTGGCCGGCTTCGTGGCGCTGGCCGATGAAGTGCATGAATTTGAATCGTTCCACTTCGACGCGCCGCTGCTGTGGCAGATGCATGGCCTGCATTCGTCGGCGCTGGACCGCTTCTTCGTGCTGCTGTCGAAACTGGGCTACGAATGGTTCCTGATTCCGGCCGACGTGCTGATCGTCGGCGTGCTGCTGTGGCGCCGGCGCTGGCGCGAGGCCACCTTCGTGGCGGTCAGCTTCGTCGGCTCGGCCCTGCTGAACATGGCCAGCAAGCAGTTCTTCCAGCGCGACCGGCCGAGCCTGTGGGAGTCGATCGCCCCGGAATCGACGTTCAGCTTCCCCAGCGGCCATGCGATGGGCTCGACGACCCTGGCGGTCACCCTGATGCTGCTGGCCTGGAACACCCGCTGGCGCTGGCCGGTGCTGGTGCTGGCGCCGGCATTCAGCCTGCTGGTCAGCGTGTCCCGGGTCTATCTGGGGGTCCATTACCCCTCGGACATCCTGGCCGGATGGTGTGCCGCGCTGGTTTGGGTGGTAGGGTGCTATCTGGTCATGTTCAGTCGCCGGCATCCTTGGCGACACCACGGTTCGCCGCCAGCGACGGCCAGCGGAGCGATCACGCAGGGGAAGTGACGTGGATGCCCTTTCCGGGGCGTCTACCTGAGGGACGGGTTGTTTCGTTGTAACGGGTTCTGCAGGACAGGGGGCACCATCGATGCGTGAAGAATGTGATGCGCAGGGCAGAACGCCGGAATTGCGCATCATTCGCGCTTGCGGTGGTCAGGTACTCCTGCCTAGGTTGACCCGTATTGGCCGCATTCGAAGAGGTACGTGAATGACGATTCGAGTCTACCTGGTGGATGACCACGCGCTGGTCCGCACCGGGATGAAGATGATCCTGTCGGGTGAAACCGACATTGAAGTGGTGGGCGAAGCCGAGACCGGCGAAGACGCGCTGCCTGCCATCCGCCAGCTGCAACCGGACGTGGTGTTGTGCGATCTGCACCTGCCCGGTGTCAGCGGCATGGAGGTGACCGAGCGCATCGTGCGCGGCCACCGCGCCACGCGCGTGGTGATCGTATCGGTGCTGGAAGATGGCCCGCTGCCCAAGCGCCTGCTCGAGGCCGGCGCCGCCGGCTACATCGGCAAGGGCTGCGATGCCCAGGAACTGCTGCGTGCGGTGCGTGACGTGGCGGCCGGGCGCCGTTACCTGGGCACCAGCATCGCGCAGAACCTGGCGCTGTCGACGGTGGAGGGCAACGGTTCGCCGTTCGACAACCTGTCACCGCGCGAACTGGAAGTGGCGCTGCTGCTGACCCAGGGGCTGCGCCAGGAAGACATCGCGCGGCGCCTGAGCCTGAGTGTGAAGACGGTCAACACGCACAAGGCGCGCCTGTTCGAGAAGATGGGAATCCACGACAACATCGCACTGGCGCGGATGGCCAGCCAGTACGGGTTGGTGGATCCGGCGCGGCCGCTGTAAGGATTCCAGCCAGCGGCGCCGCCCCTCGCGGCGCATTGCCGTTGCGGGTGGCGGCCTGGCAGGTTGGGCTCGGATCCCTTTCCCTGCGGGAAAGGGCTCTGATCCGGTGGGGTGTCAGTGGCTGCGGACGCGCTGGATGATCTTCGCCGCATCGGCGGCGCTGGCACGCACCTTGTTCCAGTCGCCTTCGGCGATCCAGTTGCCCGGCACCATCCACGAGCCGCCGATGCAGACCACGTTCTTCTGCTCCAGGTACTCGGCGGCGGTGTTTTCGGTGATGCCACCGGTCGGGCACAGCTTGAGGTCGGCGACCGGGCCGGCCAGGCCCTTGATCATCGCCAGCCCGCCCACGGCGGTGGCCGGGAACAGCTTGCACACGCGGAAACCACGCGCATACAGCGACAGCAGCTCGGTCGGCGTGGCCGCGCCCGGCACGACCGGCAGCGGCGCGGCAGCCAGCGCATCGGCCAGCGCCGGCGGCGTGCCCGGGGTCACCAGGAAATCCGCGCCCGCATCGATGGACTGCTGCATCTGCTCAACGGTCAGCACCGTGCCTGCGCCCACCACCACATCCGGCAGCTCACGCTTGAGCATCGCCAGTGCTTCCATCGCCACCGGGGTGCGCAGCGTCAGCTCGATCGCCGGCAGGCCGCCTTCCAGCAGTGCCGCACTGACCGCACGCGCCTGGTCCAGCGTATGAATCGTCACCACCGGCAGGATGCCGGCCGCATGCAGCATCTCCGCCGCCCGCACCTGATGTTGTTCGATACCCATAGCTCTGCTTCTGCCTTTGCTTTTGAATTTGATTTTCAGTGATCACTTCGCGGCGTATCGGCGCCGGAAACGGTGATGCGGCGACGGCCTGCTCTCCGCCGCCCCCGGGAACCCCACCGCCGACGCATGCCCGCAACGCCCTTCAGGCCCTCAGGCGTCCTTCGCCTCATGCGGCGCCGCCGCAGCTGCCGCGTCATGCCCCAGCTCATACTCCGCGTCGTACTCCCACGGCCCACCATCGGCCGCCGCCGGCCCGCACGAAATCGAAATCGCACCCTGGTCGGCCGGCCCGACCACACGCCGGTTGATCGCAAACAGGTTGCGGCCGAGGTCGTGTGCCGCCGGCGCGGTGTTCGGCGCATGCGTACGTGCGGCCCATTCGGCCGCATCCACCAGCACTTCCAGCGTGCCGGCCTCGCCATCCAGGCGGATGATGTCGCCCTCGCGGACCTTGCCCAGCGGACCGCCGCGTGCGGCTTCCGGGGTCACATGGATCGCGGCCGGGATCTTGCCTGATGCGCCGGACAGCCGGCCATCGGTGACCAGCGCCACGCGCCGGCCCTGGTTCTGCAGCAGCCCCAGCAGCGGCGCCAGCGAATGCAGCTCCGGCATGCCATTGGCGCGCGGTCCCTGGTAACGCACCACCGCCACGAAATCCTGCGGCAGCAGACCGCCGGCATGCAGCTTGTTCA from Stenotrophomonas sp. 704A1 includes these protein-coding regions:
- the eda gene encoding bifunctional 4-hydroxy-2-oxoglutarate aldolase/2-dehydro-3-deoxy-phosphogluconate aldolase is translated as MGIEQHQVRAAEMLHAAGILPVVTIHTLDQARAVSAALLEGGLPAIELTLRTPVAMEALAMLKRELPDVVVGAGTVLTVEQMQQSIDAGADFLVTPGTPPALADALAAAPLPVVPGAATPTELLSLYARGFRVCKLFPATAVGGLAMIKGLAGPVADLKLCPTGGITENTAAEYLEQKNVVCIGGSWMVPGNWIAEGDWNKVRASAADAAKIIQRVRSH